The Agromyces mariniharenae genome includes a window with the following:
- a CDS encoding EamA family transporter, whose protein sequence is MRASRGLIGIALGLAAGLAFGAGGVFVKPLLESGWSPGAAVLARITVAALLLAVPGLIALRFDLRPLWRAKWTVLVYGLVAVAGVQFAFYASLERIPVSMTLLIEYLAPIALVLFAWVRTRRMPQRIVLAGSVLAIAGLVLVIGPGGGSLDPLGLLFAAVAMIGVCVYYAIGERAAEQLPPVALIAAGFVVGAIALALTGLVGLLPMEATLTDVPFLGGTAPWWVPLLTVGAVSTAFAYVAGLAAIRMLGSRLAAFLGLSEVVFAGIVGWILIGEALGPLQILGGLLILGGIICVRMERPAPEPAGVAVELGGEPVPASAASADRR, encoded by the coding sequence ATGCGCGCATCGCGAGGCCTGATCGGCATCGCGCTCGGCCTCGCGGCCGGGCTCGCGTTCGGCGCCGGCGGCGTGTTCGTGAAGCCGCTCCTCGAGAGCGGTTGGTCGCCCGGGGCGGCCGTGCTCGCGCGCATCACCGTGGCGGCCCTGCTGCTCGCCGTGCCGGGACTCATCGCCCTCCGCTTCGACCTGCGCCCGCTCTGGCGCGCGAAGTGGACGGTGCTCGTCTACGGCCTCGTCGCCGTCGCCGGCGTGCAGTTCGCGTTCTACGCCTCGCTCGAGCGCATCCCCGTCTCGATGACGCTCCTCATCGAGTACCTCGCGCCCATCGCGCTCGTGCTCTTCGCCTGGGTGCGCACGCGACGGATGCCGCAGCGCATCGTCCTCGCCGGCTCGGTGCTCGCCATCGCCGGGCTCGTGCTCGTCATCGGGCCGGGCGGCGGCTCGCTCGACCCCCTCGGGCTGCTGTTCGCGGCCGTGGCGATGATCGGCGTCTGCGTCTACTACGCGATCGGCGAGCGCGCCGCCGAGCAGCTCCCGCCCGTGGCGCTCATCGCTGCCGGGTTCGTCGTCGGCGCGATCGCGCTCGCGCTCACCGGGCTCGTGGGCCTGCTCCCGATGGAGGCGACGCTCACCGACGTCCCGTTCCTCGGCGGCACGGCGCCGTGGTGGGTGCCGCTGCTCACGGTCGGCGCGGTCTCGACGGCGTTCGCCTACGTGGCGGGCCTCGCCGCCATCCGAATGCTCGGCTCGCGCCTCGCGGCATTCCTCGGCCTCTCCGAGGTGGTGTTCGCGGGCATCGTCGGCTGGATCCTCATCGGCGAGGCGCTCGGTCCGCTGCAGATCCTCGGCGGCCTGTTGATCCTCGGCGGCATCATCTGCGTGCGCATGGAGCGCCCTGCGCCCGAGCCGGCCGGCGTCGCCGTCGAGCTCGGCGGCGAACCCGTGCCCGCCTCCGCGGCATCCGCCGACCGACGCTAG
- a CDS encoding LLM class flavin-dependent oxidoreductase has product MRFGVVILPQYDWPEAARRWRAAEEYGFDHAWTYDHLAWRGLAGERWHATVPTLTAAATVTSRIGLGTFVASPNYRHPVPFAKDIATVDQVAGGRVLLGLGSGGTGFDAYVLGQPELTPRERFERYAEFVEALDVLLRFEAPGSGGVSFEGSWYTASSARMVGEPSQHPRMPLHLAANGPKALALAARLGDGWVTTSRDGDDAQSWWRAAGELSARLDDACDAIGRDPSTIARTLSLDSEAFHSLASVRAFEDAVGRAAELGFTDVVSHWPREHGLYAADEAVLDEVAARLPGLR; this is encoded by the coding sequence ATGCGGTTCGGCGTCGTCATCCTGCCCCAGTACGACTGGCCCGAGGCGGCGAGACGCTGGCGCGCGGCCGAGGAGTACGGGTTCGACCACGCGTGGACCTACGACCACCTCGCGTGGCGCGGCCTCGCGGGCGAACGCTGGCACGCGACGGTCCCGACGCTGACCGCCGCGGCGACCGTCACGAGCCGCATCGGGCTCGGCACGTTCGTCGCGTCGCCGAACTACCGCCATCCCGTGCCGTTCGCGAAGGACATCGCCACGGTCGACCAGGTCGCGGGCGGCCGCGTGCTGCTCGGCCTCGGCTCGGGCGGCACCGGGTTCGACGCGTACGTGCTCGGCCAACCCGAGCTGACGCCCCGCGAGCGGTTCGAGCGGTACGCCGAGTTCGTCGAGGCGCTCGACGTGCTGCTGCGGTTCGAGGCGCCCGGGTCGGGCGGCGTCTCGTTCGAGGGATCCTGGTACACCGCGTCGAGTGCACGCATGGTCGGCGAGCCGTCGCAGCATCCGCGGATGCCGCTGCACCTCGCCGCGAACGGACCGAAGGCGCTCGCGCTGGCCGCCCGCCTCGGCGACGGCTGGGTCACCACGTCGCGCGACGGCGACGACGCCCAGTCGTGGTGGCGCGCGGCGGGCGAGCTCTCGGCGCGGCTCGACGACGCGTGCGACGCGATCGGCCGCGATCCGTCGACGATCGCCCGCACGCTCTCGCTCGATTCCGAGGCGTTCCACAGCCTCGCGAGCGTCCGGGCGTTCGAGGACGCCGTGGGCCGGGCCGCGGAACTCGGGTTCACCGACGTCGTGTCGCACTGGCCGCGCGAACACGGCCTCTACGCCGCCGACGAAGCCGTGCTCGACGAGGTCGCAGCGCGGCTGCCCGGCCTGCGCTGA
- a CDS encoding protealysin inhibitor emfourin, whose protein sequence is MDVIVSRSGGLAGLRLTWEVRVDEQPDAEAWYLLIEEIPWGKPPPVPPEPDRFVYRIRCAPHEATLAERQLVGPWRELVDRVQDASEPERGRATGGAEGRRPTATPAARPTPTDAER, encoded by the coding sequence ATGGACGTCATCGTGTCGCGGAGCGGCGGCCTGGCGGGCCTTCGGCTCACGTGGGAGGTGCGCGTCGACGAGCAGCCCGACGCCGAGGCCTGGTACCTCCTCATCGAGGAGATCCCGTGGGGCAAGCCCCCGCCCGTGCCGCCCGAGCCCGACCGGTTCGTCTACCGCATCCGGTGCGCGCCGCACGAGGCGACGCTCGCGGAGCGCCAGCTCGTGGGTCCGTGGCGGGAGCTCGTCGACCGCGTGCAGGATGCGAGCGAGCCCGAGCGCGGGCGAGCGACCGGCGGCGCCGAGGGTCGACGACCCACGGCTACGCCGGCAGCGCGGCCGACGCCGACCGACGCGGAGCGCTGA
- the rpsO gene encoding 30S ribosomal protein S15: MALEADVKKAIIEEYATHPGDTGSPEVQIALLTKRIKDLTEHLKEHKHDHHSRRGLLLLVGQRRRLLGYLADVDINRYRSLIERLGLRR, from the coding sequence ATGGCACTTGAAGCAGATGTCAAGAAGGCGATCATCGAAGAGTACGCGACGCACCCCGGTGACACTGGATCCCCCGAGGTCCAGATCGCGCTGCTCACCAAGCGCATCAAGGACCTCACCGAGCACCTCAAGGAGCACAAGCACGACCACCACTCGCGTCGTGGCCTGCTGCTCCTCGTCGGTCAGCGTCGTCGTCTGCTCGGCTACCTCGCCGACGTGGACATCAACCGCTACCGCTCGCTCATCGAGCGTCTCGGCCTGCGCCGCTAA
- a CDS encoding HNH endonuclease signature motif containing protein, which yields MTESSTPRERDMAKRSFVAELATTLGRHEASASRLVAEAERLTGPRHATLDALAAGELALTQVRSVLELTHDLPVEVADAVEQVALDAASAAAANGVVSTNADVRRRMRRVRERLHPQPLADRRARAVDDRRVCLDPAPDGMAWLSLHLEAERAVAIDARLTALAARPTEAGDMRTSLQRAVDVAADLLLGGGLLGGGLLGGGLLGGGLLDDERTRHDATVIGAVVPRINVTVPVLTLLGLDDEPAELEGYGPIDPETARLLTVHAPWIRRILVHPETGAVVSYGRERYRVPADLAGLVRFRDGQCRFPGCSRPATHADLDHTTAFARGGTTSATNLAALCEPHHHLKHESRWRVLQEPGGVMRWTSPAGHVLRTLPERPFMPVGAGEGVDAADAACPASTAIARRIEPPPIPPDPSPTIDEEWQALLEWYEPVPF from the coding sequence GTGACCGAGTCGAGCACCCCGCGCGAGCGCGACATGGCGAAGCGCTCGTTCGTCGCCGAACTCGCGACGACGCTCGGGCGGCACGAGGCATCCGCTTCGCGTCTCGTTGCCGAGGCCGAACGACTCACCGGTCCCCGCCACGCGACGCTCGACGCGCTGGCGGCGGGAGAGCTCGCGCTCACGCAGGTGCGCTCGGTGCTCGAACTGACGCACGACCTTCCGGTCGAGGTCGCCGACGCGGTCGAGCAGGTCGCCCTCGATGCGGCATCGGCCGCGGCGGCGAACGGCGTCGTGTCCACGAACGCCGACGTCCGGCGGCGCATGCGCCGCGTGCGCGAGCGGCTGCACCCCCAGCCGTTGGCCGATCGACGAGCGCGCGCCGTCGACGATCGGCGCGTCTGCCTCGATCCCGCACCCGACGGCATGGCGTGGCTGAGCCTGCACCTCGAGGCCGAGCGCGCCGTCGCGATCGACGCGCGCCTCACCGCGCTCGCGGCGCGCCCGACCGAAGCCGGCGACATGCGCACGTCACTGCAACGCGCCGTCGACGTCGCGGCCGATCTGCTGCTCGGCGGTGGGCTGCTCGGCGGTGGGCTGCTCGGCGGTGGGCTGCTCGGCGGTGGGCTGCTCGACGACGAGCGCACGCGCCACGACGCTACCGTCATCGGCGCAGTGGTGCCCCGCATCAACGTGACCGTGCCGGTGCTGACGCTGCTCGGGCTCGATGACGAGCCGGCCGAGCTCGAGGGGTACGGCCCGATCGACCCCGAGACCGCCCGGCTGCTCACCGTGCACGCGCCGTGGATACGTCGCATCCTGGTGCACCCCGAGACCGGCGCCGTGGTGAGCTACGGCCGCGAGCGCTATCGAGTGCCGGCCGATCTCGCCGGGCTCGTGCGGTTCCGCGACGGGCAGTGCCGTTTTCCGGGCTGCTCACGGCCCGCCACGCACGCCGATCTCGACCACACCACGGCCTTCGCACGCGGGGGCACGACCTCCGCGACGAACCTCGCGGCGCTCTGCGAACCTCACCATCACCTCAAGCACGAGAGCAGGTGGCGGGTGCTGCAGGAGCCCGGCGGCGTGATGCGCTGGACCTCACCAGCGGGTCACGTGCTGAGAACGCTGCCCGAGCGGCCGTTCATGCCGGTCGGTGCGGGCGAGGGGGTCGACGCAGCGGATGCCGCGTGCCCGGCGTCGACGGCGATCGCGCGGCGCATCGAACCGCCGCCGATTCCGCCCGATCCGAGCCCAACGATCGATGAGGAGTGGCAGGCATTGCTCGAGTGGTACGAGCCGGTGCCGTTCTGA
- a CDS encoding CGNR zinc finger domain-containing protein, which produces MIFTDDTTAALNFVAALADTVPEASESGEDELATTAQLDALLDAWLYSGRRDGDARELAEVVAARERLRALWALDRDDAVVEVNAILTESRAIPRLVRHDTLDWHIHATSLDAPLAERILVEAAMALVDVIRADEADRMRACAADDCTGIFLDLSKNGSRRFCSTRCGNRMAVRAYRARSTG; this is translated from the coding sequence ATGATTTTCACCGATGACACGACCGCGGCGCTGAACTTCGTCGCGGCGCTCGCCGACACGGTGCCCGAGGCCTCCGAGTCCGGCGAGGACGAGCTCGCCACGACGGCCCAGCTCGACGCCCTGCTCGACGCGTGGCTCTACTCCGGACGGCGCGACGGCGACGCCCGCGAGCTCGCCGAGGTCGTCGCCGCGCGCGAGCGGCTGCGCGCGCTGTGGGCGCTCGACCGCGACGACGCGGTCGTCGAGGTGAACGCGATCCTCACCGAGTCGAGGGCGATCCCCCGCCTGGTGCGGCACGACACGCTCGACTGGCACATCCACGCCACGTCGCTCGACGCGCCGCTCGCCGAGCGCATCCTCGTCGAGGCGGCGATGGCGCTCGTCGACGTCATCCGCGCCGACGAGGCCGACCGCATGCGGGCGTGCGCCGCCGACGACTGCACGGGCATCTTCCTCGACCTCTCGAAGAACGGCTCCCGCCGCTTCTGCTCGACGCGGTGCGGCAATCGCATGGCCGTGCGAGCGTACCGGGCGCGCAGCACGGGATAG
- a CDS encoding NAD(P)-binding domain-containing protein, protein MHVDVIEVDVAVIGAGQAGLSAAHHLQRRGFVPVTREPSADRTFVVLDANAAPGGAWQHRWASLRMATVNGIHELPGFPVPPADPAMPSRDALPPYFAEYERRFDLEVQRPVSVRAVRRADDDPDGRLLVETDRGTWAARYVINATGTWTRPFRPYYPGIERFRGRQLHVADYVSAEEFTGERVVIVGAGVSAVQLLDEISHVAETVWMTRREPEWVEEDFDLAARSAAIAGVEARVRRGLPPGSVIAVTGMHWTPWARAAQARGALVRHPMFASIEEHGVRMPDGSFIAADVILWATGFRPALDHLAPLRLRTPEGGFRVADTRSLDEPRLFLIGYGPSQSTVGANRAGRAAVQQIVMAEQARRDGVATAVAASAA, encoded by the coding sequence ATGCATGTGGATGTGATCGAGGTGGACGTCGCCGTGATCGGCGCCGGGCAGGCAGGCCTCTCGGCCGCCCACCACCTGCAGCGCCGCGGTTTCGTGCCCGTGACGCGCGAGCCGTCGGCCGACCGCACGTTCGTGGTGCTCGACGCGAACGCCGCTCCCGGAGGCGCCTGGCAGCATCGCTGGGCATCCCTGCGCATGGCGACCGTCAACGGCATCCACGAGCTGCCCGGCTTCCCGGTGCCGCCCGCGGACCCGGCCATGCCGAGCCGCGACGCGCTGCCCCCGTACTTCGCGGAGTACGAGCGGCGCTTCGACCTCGAGGTGCAGCGTCCGGTGTCGGTCCGCGCGGTGCGCCGCGCCGACGACGACCCCGACGGGCGCCTCCTCGTCGAGACCGACCGGGGCACGTGGGCCGCACGCTACGTCATCAACGCGACCGGCACCTGGACCCGCCCGTTCCGTCCGTACTACCCCGGCATCGAGCGGTTCCGCGGGCGGCAGCTGCACGTGGCCGACTACGTCTCGGCCGAGGAGTTCACGGGCGAGCGCGTCGTCATCGTGGGCGCCGGCGTGTCGGCCGTGCAGCTGCTCGACGAGATCTCGCATGTCGCCGAGACCGTCTGGATGACGCGACGCGAGCCAGAGTGGGTCGAGGAGGACTTCGACCTCGCCGCGCGCAGCGCGGCGATCGCGGGCGTCGAGGCGCGCGTGCGTCGCGGCCTGCCGCCGGGCAGCGTCATCGCCGTCACCGGGATGCACTGGACGCCGTGGGCACGGGCGGCGCAGGCGCGCGGCGCGCTGGTGCGGCATCCGATGTTCGCGTCGATCGAGGAGCACGGCGTGCGCATGCCCGACGGCTCGTTCATCGCGGCCGACGTCATCCTGTGGGCGACCGGGTTCCGCCCGGCGCTCGACCACCTCGCACCCCTCAGGCTGCGGACGCCCGAGGGCGGCTTCCGCGTCGCCGACACGCGGTCGCTCGACGAGCCGCGGCTGTTCCTCATCGGCTACGGGCCGTCGCAGTCCACGGTCGGCGCGAACCGCGCCGGGCGCGCGGCCGTGCAGCAGATCGTGATGGCGGAGCAGGCACGTCGAGACGGGGTCGCAACCGCCGTCGCGGCATCCGCGGCCTGA
- a CDS encoding DUF488 domain-containing protein: protein MAFTMKRVYEPAEASDGYRVLVDRLWPRGVKKERAELDEWDKDVAPSPELRTEWHHHRERFDEFAARYRAELDAGEAAKALLEAGREHDRVTLVFAARDEQVNHVSVLLGWLADHGASVES, encoded by the coding sequence ATGGCGTTCACGATGAAGCGCGTGTACGAGCCCGCCGAGGCATCCGACGGCTATCGCGTGCTCGTCGACCGCCTCTGGCCCCGCGGCGTGAAGAAGGAGCGCGCGGAGCTCGACGAGTGGGACAAGGACGTCGCGCCCTCCCCCGAACTGCGCACCGAATGGCACCACCACCGTGAGCGGTTCGACGAATTCGCTGCCCGGTACCGCGCGGAGCTCGACGCGGGCGAGGCCGCGAAGGCCCTCCTCGAGGCGGGTCGGGAGCACGACCGCGTGACCCTCGTGTTCGCCGCGCGCGACGAGCAGGTCAACCACGTCAGCGTGCTGCTCGGGTGGCTGGCCGACCACGGGGCATCCGTCGAGTCCTAG
- a CDS encoding M4 family metallopeptidase encodes MTRMPRPFPHPSTHPAIVPPYLLMRIASTDDPAYADAAEAARRSLLRDAPLREFRAAGELPSFMGPERPARDERPAAAPGTAPQPDRRISDAEGDDKLPGRLVRREGEPPTADTAVNQAYDGLGDTFEMFARVFARDSIDDAGMPLEATVHYGDRYDNAFWDGERMVFGDGDGEVFRGFTESISVIGHELAHGVTERTARLRYQGQSGALNEHVSDVFGALVEQYAKGQDAASATWLIGEGVFTDAVDGRAIRSMIEPGTAYDDDVLGRDPQPDHFDRYIETDEDNGGVHLNSGIPNRAFALAAVELGGFAWETVGRIWYDVLTSGRLKPTSNFREFARETVRAAQERHGRTSREARAVANGWATVGIEVPPTP; translated from the coding sequence ATGACACGGATGCCCCGGCCCTTCCCCCATCCGTCCACTCACCCGGCGATCGTGCCGCCGTACCTGCTCATGCGCATCGCGTCGACCGACGATCCCGCCTACGCCGACGCCGCGGAGGCCGCGCGGCGCTCGCTCCTGCGCGACGCCCCGCTGCGCGAGTTCCGCGCGGCCGGCGAACTGCCGTCGTTCATGGGCCCCGAGCGTCCGGCACGCGACGAGCGGCCTGCTGCGGCCCCCGGCACGGCGCCGCAGCCCGACCGGCGCATCTCCGACGCCGAGGGCGACGACAAGCTGCCCGGGCGCCTCGTGCGCCGCGAGGGCGAGCCGCCGACCGCCGACACGGCGGTGAACCAGGCGTACGACGGGCTCGGCGACACCTTCGAGATGTTCGCCCGCGTCTTCGCACGCGACTCGATCGACGACGCCGGAATGCCGCTCGAGGCCACCGTGCACTACGGCGACCGCTACGACAACGCCTTCTGGGACGGCGAGCGCATGGTGTTCGGCGACGGCGACGGCGAGGTGTTCCGCGGCTTCACCGAATCGATCAGCGTCATCGGCCACGAGCTCGCGCACGGCGTCACCGAGCGCACGGCGCGCCTGCGCTACCAGGGGCAGTCGGGCGCGCTCAACGAGCACGTCTCCGACGTGTTCGGCGCGCTCGTCGAGCAGTACGCGAAGGGGCAGGATGCCGCGTCGGCGACCTGGCTCATCGGGGAGGGGGTCTTCACCGACGCCGTCGACGGTCGCGCCATCCGCTCGATGATCGAGCCGGGCACCGCGTACGACGACGACGTGCTCGGGCGCGACCCGCAGCCCGACCACTTCGACCGCTACATCGAGACCGACGAGGACAACGGCGGGGTGCACCTCAACTCGGGCATCCCCAACCGCGCCTTCGCACTCGCGGCCGTCGAGCTCGGCGGCTTCGCGTGGGAGACGGTCGGCCGGATCTGGTACGACGTGCTCACCTCGGGGCGGCTGAAGCCGACGTCGAACTTCCGCGAGTTCGCACGGGAGACGGTGCGCGCCGCGCAGGAGCGCCACGGGCGCACGTCGCGCGAGGCGCGGGCCGTCGCGAACGGCTGGGCCACCGTCGGCATCGAGGTGCCGCCCACCCCGTGA
- a CDS encoding lysoplasmalogenase has protein sequence MTVAPPVAFAPYAVLSVVHLVVLQVAPDPTAVTVTKVLLMPALALGVLLAFRPLHGAVPVLLLAAIALSWGGDVLLTFPGDLWFVVGLVSFLLGHVAYIALFQRLPPRGRRLPVWTLVYVLWYAAFLALLGPHLGALFVPVAIYGLVLGTMAALAGGIGGVVALGGALFVVSDSVLALGRFLPGYEFALHDLTVMTTYLAAQGLIALGVVGLQRAGVSAPRRSASAALPA, from the coding sequence ATGACCGTCGCCCCACCCGTCGCGTTCGCGCCGTACGCGGTGCTCTCGGTCGTGCACCTCGTGGTGCTCCAGGTGGCGCCCGATCCCACGGCGGTCACGGTCACCAAGGTGCTGCTCATGCCGGCGCTCGCGCTCGGGGTGCTCCTGGCGTTCCGGCCGTTGCACGGCGCAGTGCCCGTGCTGCTGCTCGCGGCCATCGCGCTCTCGTGGGGCGGTGACGTCCTGCTCACCTTCCCCGGCGACCTCTGGTTCGTCGTCGGGCTGGTCTCGTTCCTGCTCGGGCACGTCGCGTATATCGCGCTGTTCCAGCGGCTGCCACCGCGCGGCCGGCGTCTTCCCGTATGGACGCTCGTCTACGTCCTCTGGTACGCGGCGTTCCTCGCCCTGCTCGGGCCGCACCTCGGGGCGCTGTTCGTGCCGGTGGCGATCTACGGGCTCGTGCTCGGCACGATGGCGGCGCTCGCCGGCGGCATCGGCGGGGTCGTCGCGCTGGGCGGCGCGCTGTTCGTCGTCTCCGACTCGGTGCTCGCGCTCGGACGCTTCCTGCCGGGCTACGAGTTCGCGCTGCACGACCTCACCGTGATGACGACGTACCTCGCCGCCCAGGGCCTCATCGCGCTCGGCGTCGTGGGGCTGCAGCGTGCCGGCGTCAGCGCTCCGCGTCGGTCGGCGTCGGCCGCGCTGCCGGCGTAG
- a CDS encoding NAD(P)-dependent alcohol dehydrogenase, translating into MRAVRYERYGGPERLRLVDAPRPEPGPGQVLVRVHAASVNSWDWDLLRGRPLFARMGGLFRPRMRVLGADVAGEVVALGEGASGFAVGDRVHGDLSGAGWGGFAEFVAADATALRRIPDAIGFVDAAALPQAGGLAVQGLALAKVGRGDRVLVNGAGGGAGTLAVQLAHRAGAIVTAVDRADKLELLTGLGATHAIDLADAAAAVPPDGGYDAIIELVAQRRLREYQAMLAPGGRFVIIGGRMGIILATFAFGSRLGRDGRSYRLLAAKPNEGLEELDAGVAEGEVHPVIDAVLPLAEVPEALRRIGAGDVHGKLVIDTTT; encoded by the coding sequence ATGCGGGCGGTGCGGTACGAGCGGTACGGCGGCCCTGAGCGCCTGCGCCTCGTCGACGCGCCGAGACCCGAGCCCGGCCCCGGGCAGGTACTCGTGCGGGTGCACGCGGCATCCGTGAACTCGTGGGACTGGGACCTGCTGCGCGGGCGCCCGTTGTTCGCCCGCATGGGCGGCTTGTTCCGACCGCGCATGCGCGTGCTCGGTGCGGACGTCGCGGGCGAGGTGGTCGCCCTCGGCGAGGGCGCGAGCGGGTTCGCCGTCGGCGACCGCGTGCACGGCGACCTCTCGGGCGCCGGCTGGGGCGGCTTCGCCGAGTTCGTCGCCGCTGATGCGACGGCGTTGCGGCGCATCCCCGACGCCATCGGCTTCGTCGACGCCGCCGCGCTGCCGCAGGCCGGCGGTCTCGCGGTGCAGGGGCTCGCCCTCGCGAAGGTCGGCCGAGGGGACCGGGTGCTCGTGAACGGCGCCGGCGGGGGAGCGGGCACGCTCGCCGTGCAGCTCGCGCATCGCGCGGGCGCGATCGTCACGGCCGTCGATCGCGCCGACAAGCTCGAGCTGCTCACCGGGCTCGGCGCGACGCACGCGATCGACCTCGCGGATGCCGCGGCGGCCGTGCCGCCCGACGGCGGCTACGACGCGATCATCGAGCTCGTCGCGCAGCGCCGCCTGCGCGAGTACCAGGCCATGCTGGCGCCCGGCGGACGGTTCGTGATCATCGGCGGCCGCATGGGCATCATCCTCGCGACGTTCGCGTTCGGCTCCCGGCTCGGGCGTGACGGGCGGTCGTACCGGTTGCTGGCGGCGAAGCCCAACGAGGGACTGGAGGAGCTCGACGCCGGCGTGGCGGAGGGCGAGGTGCATCCGGTGATCGATGCCGTGCTGCCGCTGGCCGAGGTGCCCGAAGCGCTGCGCCGGATCGGCGCCGGCGACGTGCACGGGAAGCTCGTCATCGACACGACGACCTGA
- a CDS encoding CHRD domain-containing protein: protein MITKRHARTAALTIAAAAALTFAGAGAAQAAPAIPLTGGQEAPKPNNFGAHGSFSYEIDDDLNEFCYTLDVTGLSAPATAAHVHVAPRNVPGPVVVPLVVPNETDFSVSGCTIVNNEALLDDIAANPGAYYVNVHNANNMPGEIRGQLK, encoded by the coding sequence ATGATCACGAAGAGGCACGCTCGGACCGCGGCACTGACGATCGCCGCCGCAGCCGCACTCACCTTCGCCGGCGCCGGCGCGGCCCAGGCCGCACCCGCCATCCCGCTCACGGGCGGGCAGGAGGCGCCGAAGCCGAACAACTTCGGCGCGCACGGCTCGTTCAGTTACGAGATCGACGACGACCTCAACGAGTTCTGCTACACGCTCGACGTGACGGGACTCTCCGCACCGGCGACCGCTGCGCACGTGCACGTCGCGCCACGCAATGTCCCGGGTCCGGTCGTCGTCCCGCTGGTCGTGCCGAATGAGACCGACTTCTCGGTCAGCGGCTGCACCATCGTGAACAACGAGGCACTGCTGGACGACATCGCGGCGAACCCTGGCGCGTACTACGTCAACGTGCACAACGCGAACAACATGCCTGGGGAGATCCGGGGCCAGCTGAAGTAG
- a CDS encoding CPBP family intramembrane glutamic endopeptidase codes for MTAAPVAAPSEVRTHPIGLVPAVLVCGAAVLLFGFEQNLLGYAVLAVGLVVAWLVDRSGRTDRLLPDLLLIAIGQVIISTMPLEADIAYWSMVRFAVVLGLAVAVPYVISRYWYGDRVIRFPWRTGRRWTRTQWIYLIAVTVAGWLILPFYFITSGVYENWPTVTTPDEIARLFVGVNAVGTWDELFFICTVFALLRRHFPTWQANLLQSVVFVSFLWELGYQSWGPLLTIPFTLIQGYTFKLTKSLTYVLIVHLIFDAVVFCVIVYAHNGWPAIFPLVPS; via the coding sequence GTGACCGCCGCTCCCGTCGCCGCCCCGAGCGAGGTGCGCACGCACCCGATCGGCCTCGTGCCCGCGGTGCTGGTGTGCGGCGCGGCGGTGCTGCTGTTCGGATTCGAGCAGAACCTCCTCGGCTACGCCGTGCTCGCCGTGGGCCTCGTGGTCGCGTGGCTGGTCGACCGGTCGGGTCGCACCGACCGACTCCTGCCCGACCTCCTCCTCATCGCGATCGGCCAGGTCATCATCTCGACGATGCCCCTCGAGGCGGACATCGCGTACTGGAGCATGGTGCGCTTCGCCGTGGTGCTCGGCCTCGCGGTGGCCGTGCCCTACGTGATCTCCCGCTACTGGTACGGCGACCGGGTCATCCGCTTCCCGTGGCGCACCGGACGGCGCTGGACCCGCACCCAGTGGATCTACCTCATCGCCGTCACCGTAGCGGGCTGGCTCATCCTGCCCTTCTACTTCATCACCTCGGGCGTCTACGAGAACTGGCCGACGGTCACTACGCCCGACGAGATCGCCCGCCTCTTCGTCGGCGTCAACGCCGTCGGCACGTGGGACGAGCTGTTCTTCATCTGCACGGTCTTCGCGCTGCTGCGCCGCCACTTCCCGACCTGGCAGGCCAACCTGCTGCAGTCGGTCGTGTTCGTCTCGTTCCTGTGGGAGCTCGGCTACCAGTCGTGGGGGCCCCTGCTCACGATCCCGTTCACGCTCATCCAGGGCTACACCTTCAAGCTCACGAAGTCGCTCACGTACGTGCTGATCGTGCACCTCATCTTCGACGCGGTCGTGTTCTGCGTCATCGTCTACGCGCACAACGGCTGGCCGGCGATCTTCCCGCTCGTGCCGTCGTGA